The Streptomyces halobius genomic interval CGGCGGCTTGTCCAACGACGAGATCGCCGAGCAGCTGGCGGTCAGCCCGCTGACGGTCAAGACGCATGTCAACCGGGCGATGGCCAAGCTCGGCGCCCGCGACCGGGCCCAGCTGGTGGTGATCGCGTACGAGTCGGGGCTCGTACGCCCACGGGTGCAGTAACGGGGGGAGCCCCGTACTCCGGGTGCGGTACGGGCCGTGGCCCGAAACCGACCTGCGAGCGAGGAAATCCGGCCAGGGCATGGCCGAGGGTGTAGGTGGGCCCGCAAAGGCCCCGCCGACGTATTCGGAACAGAAGAAGAGAGACCCCACCCATGTCCTGGCTGTCCCGGCTCAGCCTCGTACAACGGGGCCTGATAGCGCTGATATCGGTCGTCGCGATCGCCTTCGGCGCCATCGCGATCCCCCAGCTCAAGCAGCAGCTCCTGCCGTCCATCGAATACCCCGCGGTGTCCGTGCTGGCCCCGTATCAGGGCGCGTCGCCCGATGCCGTCGAGAAGCAGGTGATCGAGCCGCTGGAGGACGGAATCCAGGCGGTCGACGGCATCAAGAGCGTCACCTCGACGTCCAGCGAGGGCTCGGGCGTCCTCATGGCGCAGTTCGACTACGGCAATGACTCCAAGCGCCTGGTCGCCGACGTCCAGCAGGCCGTGAACCGCGCCCGCGCGAAGCTGCCGAAGGACGTCGATCCGCAGGTGGTGGCCGGCTCGACGGACGACATGCCCACCGTCGTCCTCGCCGTCTCGTCCGCGACCAAGGACCAGCAGACCCTTGCCGACCAGCTGCGCCGCAGCGTCGTCCCGGACCTGAAGAACATCGACGGCGTCGGCCGGGTCACCGTGGACGGCGTCCAGGACCGGATCGTCGCGGTCACCCCCGACGACAAGAAGCTGGCCGCGGCCGGGCTGACCACCCAGGCGCTCGGGCAGGCGCTGGAGGCCGGTGGGACGTCCGTGCCCGCGGGGTCCTTCGCGGAGCGCGGGAAGAGCAGGACCGTGCAGGTCGGCGCGGGGTTCACGTCCGTCAAGCAGATCCAGGACCTGATGGTCACCCCGGCGGCGGGCGCGGGCGGTTCCGGCCCCGGCGGTCCGGCGGCCGGTAACGGCGGCGCGGCCGACGGCCCGTCCGCCGAGCCCGTCCGCCTCGGCGACATCGCCACCGTCAAGGAGGAGCCGGCCACCCCGACCTCCCTGACCCGCACCAACGGCAAGCCGAGCCTCGCCGTCATGATGACGATGGACCAGGACGGCAGCGCCGTCGCCATCTCCGACGCGGTCAAGGACAAGCTCCCCGAGATCCGTCAGGACCTCGGCAAGGGCACCGACGTCACGGTCGCCTCCGACCAGGGCCCGGCCGTCTCCAAGTCCATCGACTCGCTGACCACCGAGGGCCTGCTCGGCCTGATCATGGCCGTCATCGTGATCCTGCTCTTCCTGCTCAGCCTCCGCTCGACCCTGGTGACCGCGGTCTCCATCCCGCTCTCCGTGGTCATCACCCTCATCGTCCTGTGGACCCAGGACCTCTCCCTCAACATGCTCACCCTCGGCGCGCTGACCATCGCGATCGGCCGCGTCGTCGACGACTCCATCGTCGTCCTGGAGAACATCAAACGGCACCTGGGCTACGGCGAGGAGCGCCGCGACGCCATCCTCACCGCCGTCCGCGAGGTCTCCGGAGCGATCACCTCCTCCACCCTCACCACGGTCGCGGTCTTCCTCCCGATAGGCGTGGTCGGCGGTATGGTCGGCGCCCTCTTCGGCTCCTTCTCCCTCACCGTCACCGTCGCCCTGCTCGCGTCCCTGATCGTGTCGCTCACGGTCGTCCCGGTCCTGTCGTACTGGTTCCTCCGCGCCCCGAAGATCCCTGAGGGCACCACCGCGGACGAACTCCGCCGCAAGGCCGAGGAGAAGGAGACCCGGAGCCCCCTCCAGCGCCTCTACGTCCCGGTCCTCCGCTTCGCCACCCGCCGCCGGGTGACGAGTCTGGTCATCGCCGTCGCGATCCTCATCGGCACCTTCGCCATGGGCCCGCTGCTGAAGACCAACTTCTTCGACCCGGGCGACCAGGACACCCTCACCCTCAAGCAGGAGCTCACGCCCGGCACGAG includes:
- a CDS encoding efflux RND transporter permease subunit, with translation MSWLSRLSLVQRGLIALISVVAIAFGAIAIPQLKQQLLPSIEYPAVSVLAPYQGASPDAVEKQVIEPLEDGIQAVDGIKSVTSTSSEGSGVLMAQFDYGNDSKRLVADVQQAVNRARAKLPKDVDPQVVAGSTDDMPTVVLAVSSATKDQQTLADQLRRSVVPDLKNIDGVGRVTVDGVQDRIVAVTPDDKKLAAAGLTTQALGQALEAGGTSVPAGSFAERGKSRTVQVGAGFTSVKQIQDLMVTPAAGAGGSGPGGPAAGNGGAADGPSAEPVRLGDIATVKEEPATPTSLTRTNGKPSLAVMMTMDQDGSAVAISDAVKDKLPEIRQDLGKGTDVTVASDQGPAVSKSIDSLTTEGLLGLIMAVIVILLFLLSLRSTLVTAVSIPLSVVITLIVLWTQDLSLNMLTLGALTIAIGRVVDDSIVVLENIKRHLGYGEERRDAILTAVREVSGAITSSTLTTVAVFLPIGVVGGMVGALFGSFSLTVTVALLASLIVSLTVVPVLSYWFLRAPKIPEGTTADELRRKAEEKETRSPLQRLYVPVLRFATRRRVTSLVIAVAILIGTFAMGPLLKTNFFDPGDQDTLTLKQELTPGTSLGAADEQAKKVERLLADTPAVKDYQVTVGSSGFMAAFGGGTGANQATYQVKLTDSADSGKVTDDLRAGLDKLGKSIGDTTVTAGGGFGNQDLSVVVKAGDADVLRKASEQVRKAVAGLDDVTDVQSDLAQSVPRISVTPNSKAAAAGYNQATLGATVAQAVRGTPSGKAVLDDTERDIVIKAARPATTEAELKDLAVPTPAGPVKLGDIATVKTVPGPVQMTRIDGARSATISAEPTGDNTGAVSAKLQSELKALKLPDGATAEIGGVSQDQDEAFSSLGLAMLAAIAIVFMLLVATFKSLIQPLILLVSIPFAATGAIGLLVATGTPLGVPAMIGMLMLIGIVVTNAIVLIDLINQYRSQGHGVVDAVIEGGRHRLRPILMTALATIMALLPMALSITGDGGFISQPLAVVVIGGLITSTLLTLLLVPTLYAMIELRKERRAKKKAAKRAKKAGARSDEADRTPDPAGV